TAATAGCAGGGCCTTCCACTGCCTTCCTGAGACTAGAATTGCCAATGCAGTCGATGCAACAGCAAAAGCAGTAAGGGCCTTTTGCCATGCTTGGAAAGCTTTGACAACATTTCTGCAGATTTTGCAATGAACCACGTGTCGAAAATACCGGTTGGCCAAATTGGGAGCATGCATGGATCCAATCCCTCCCTTTGCTGGCAAGGATGCAGAAACACCGGCAACAAGTCCTGCTGGCGCATGTTCCACAACAGCAGGCTCTTTGGGCAATGAGATTGTGCTGTGCCCAAAATGGTAAGGCATCCCATGCCCAACTTTGTCCATCCATCTCCTGTATTCAGCAACCCATGTATCTGAAGATTTCAAGTTAAGGTACAACTCTTTGGTGGgtactttttctttcatgaGTACCTCATTTTGAGATGAAAGAAATCCCATATCTTGCTCAAAGACCTTGCCTGCATTCTGATGAAAATACCATACGGGAAACAATTTTGCCAGTGGAGACCTTTTTGTTCCACCAAATCTCACAATTAGCATGGATTTCCCCTGTCCAGTTGGCCTACAGAGAAATAGACCCGTGAAGTAGTGCTTCTCCCCATCCTTGTCAACAATTTCTCTATTGTTTTGAAGAGAACATGGTGCTTCAAACCTTAAGAAGCTTTTGGCTGATGGATCACTTGTCTTGCCCCACCAACCTGCGAATCCTCTATCGCTGCGCTCGGTGACCTCAAAGCGCAGCGGTTGAGCATCTTCCCTTTTTGCACTCCAGTCTGTCCTGTCATGTGAGATTGGAACATGGGCAGGATCCATGAGATTCTCCAAAAGTATAGAGTGGTCATACGGGAGCTCATGGGTTGTAGAAGTATCTTGAAACCCTGGCCGAGCAAAGTTCTCAAACCAAGGTATCTTTGAAGGGTTTGGTGGTGTATTCTGAGACATCCAAACCCACACAACCCCTTGTGAGTCCCTCACCTCATATGTCTTCAAACAAGCTGATTTAGGAATTTTGGCATCAGCTGGAAGCTGTGATATTACAGACACAATTAAAGAGACGTT
The window above is part of the Prunus dulcis chromosome 1, ALMONDv2, whole genome shotgun sequence genome. Proteins encoded here:
- the LOC117634630 gene encoding protein TIC 55, chloroplastic-like, which encodes MSSSPSSFVSSPIQSNMALFHPFLSHSTSLHHLPKTPRQPQPLKLLLSLSSPPHPLRPLIPTRKQLSTIKCSAVADIKPPARPLDEHQEEEEEEDHKVLVGPTSEADRRGERVVVDYDWTEEWYPLYLTQDIPDDAPLGLTVFDKQLVLYKDGSGELQCYQDRCPHRLAKLSEGQLIDGRLECLYHGWQFEAQGKCVKIPQLPADAKIPKSACLKTYEVRDSQGVVWVWMSQNTPPNPSKIPWFENFARPGFQDTSTTHELPYDHSILLENLMDPAHVPISHDRTDWSAKREDAQPLRFEVTERSDRGFAGWWGKTSDPSAKSFLRFEAPCSLQNNREIVDKDGEKHYFTGLFLCRPTGQGKSMLIVRFGGTKRSPLAKLFPVWYFHQNAGKVFEQDMGFLSSQNEVLMKEKVPTKELYLNLKSSDTWVAEYRRWMDKVGHGMPYHFGHSTISLPKEPAVVEHAPAGLVAGVSASLPAKGGIGSMHAPNLANRYFRHVVHCKICRNVVKAFQAWQKALTAFAVASTALAILVSGRQWKALLLVSAAISSAGVYACSAAIALNTTNFIRTHRRL